Genomic window (Jeotgalibaca ciconiae):
GGATTTAACTAGTTACTTTGGAAATCTGACAAAGGAAGAATTTGTAAGCTTTGTTCTGAGTGAAAAAGTGTAGCTGCAGGAGTTAGAAAGAAGGGTAAATTTGGTGAAACTTGGAATTTTGGATTATGCTCAAATTGATGAAGGAAGTAATGCACAGACTGCCTTAAAAAATACAGTTGAGCTTGCTCAACTAGCAGAATCTCTTGGTTATGAGCGTTTCTGGATGGCAGAGCATCACAATGTTCCTGCTTTTGCCAGCAGTTCTCCCGAGCTAGTCATGATGCGCTTGGCAGATGCGACCGAACGAATCCGCATCGGATCAGGCGGAGTGATGATTCCGCATTACAGTCCTTATAAGGTCGCTGAAAACTTCCGCGTCCTTGAGGCGTTTCATCCGGGGCGGATCGATTTAGGTATGGGGAATACAGTCGGTACGGCTCTTGTGAACCGTACCTTGAATGAAAATAAGAAAAGCAAACTCAATTATGAGCAGAGCGTGATTGATTTAAAGAAGTATTTGAGTGATGAAGAGGATGCAGAGCACCGTTTTGCCGCTATTACAGCAAATCCAGTCATCTCCACTATTCCACAAATGTGGGTATTGTCAACAAGTGTCCGAAATGCAAAAATGGCCGCGAAACAAGGAGTCGGTTATACATTTGGTCTTTTTCCAATTGCTGGGATTGATAAGCTGAATATTGGAATCCAGGCTGCGAAAATATATCGAGAAGAATTTAAACCGTCTGCCTTTATGCTAGAACCAAAAGTATCCGTTGCTCCGTTTGTTGTCGTTGCTGAAACGAATAAGCTG
Coding sequences:
- a CDS encoding LLM class flavin-dependent oxidoreductase, which codes for MKLGILDYAQIDEGSNAQTALKNTVELAQLAESLGYERFWMAEHHNVPAFASSSPELVMMRLADATERIRIGSGGVMIPHYSPYKVAENFRVLEAFHPGRIDLGMGNTVGTALVNRTLNENKKSKLNYEQSVIDLKKYLSDEEDAEHRFAAITANPVISTIPQMWVLSTSVRNAKMAAKQGVGYTFGLFPIAGIDKLNIGIQAAKIYREEFKPSAFMLEPKVSVAPFVVVAETNKLAKEYAEALDFWLLGTDNFGQLREFPSVETARSYAYSEKEKAIIQANRTRMVIGDVQNVRRQLNELIDQFKADEVLLVPLMPGLEARKKAIELLAEVFI